A DNA window from Mycolicibacter hiberniae contains the following coding sequences:
- the qcrC gene encoding cytochrome bc1 complex diheme cytochrome c subunit, whose protein sequence is MSNRPMNRSVRLKTLKKWARPGSNDTVARRRLRRRLSGGLLLLVALALAGGTAALLTPTPQVAVADESTSALLRTGKQLFDTSCVSCHGVNLQGEPGRGPSLIGVGEAAVYFQVSSGRMPAARGEAQAPRKYPMFDDAQIDAIGAYVQANGGGPTVVRNADGSIAQASLRGEDLGRGGDLFRLNCASCHNFTGRGGALSSGKYAPDLAPASEQQILTAMLTGPQNMPRFSDRQISMEEKKDIIAYVKSVTEERDPGGYGLGGFGPAPEGMVMWIIGMVAAIAAAMWIGARS, encoded by the coding sequence ATGAGCAACCGCCCGATGAACAGGAGTGTCCGGTTGAAGACACTGAAGAAGTGGGCCCGGCCTGGCAGCAACGACACCGTCGCCCGGCGCCGCCTGCGCCGCCGGCTCTCCGGCGGGCTGCTGCTGCTGGTCGCCCTGGCCCTGGCCGGCGGCACGGCCGCACTGCTGACCCCGACCCCACAGGTCGCGGTCGCCGACGAGTCCACCTCAGCCCTGCTGCGGACCGGTAAGCAACTCTTCGACACCTCGTGCGTGAGCTGCCACGGCGTGAACCTGCAAGGTGAGCCCGGCCGTGGACCGAGCCTGATCGGTGTCGGCGAGGCCGCCGTCTACTTTCAGGTCTCCAGCGGACGGATGCCCGCGGCCCGCGGTGAGGCCCAGGCGCCCCGCAAGTACCCGATGTTCGACGACGCCCAGATCGACGCCATCGGTGCCTACGTGCAGGCCAACGGCGGCGGCCCCACCGTGGTCCGCAACGCCGACGGCAGCATCGCCCAGGCCTCGCTGCGCGGCGAAGACCTCGGCCGCGGCGGCGACCTCTTCCGCCTGAACTGCGCGTCGTGCCACAACTTCACCGGCCGCGGCGGCGCACTGTCCTCCGGTAAGTACGCGCCCGACCTGGCACCCGCCAGCGAGCAGCAGATCCTGACCGCGATGCTGACCGGCCCGCAGAACATGCCGCGCTTCTCCGACCGGCAGATCTCCATGGAGGAGAAGAAGGACATCATCGCCTACGTCAAATCCGTTACCGAGGAACGTGATCCGGGCGGCTACGGGCTCGGCGGGTTCGGCCCGGCTCCTGAGGGCATGGTGATGTGGATTATCGGCATGGTCGCCGCCATCGCCGCGGCAATGTGGATCGGGGCACGCTCATGA
- the ctaE gene encoding aa3-type cytochrome oxidase subunit III: MTSAVGSSGTAITSRVHSLNRPNMVSVGTIVWLSSELMFFAGLFAMYFTARAQSGGAWPPPPTELNLALAVPVTLVLIASSFTCQMGVFAAERGDVFGLRRWYLLTFLMGLFFVCGQAYEYSHLVAHGTTIPSSAYGTVFYLTTGFHGLHVIGGLVAFVFLMLRTTMSKFTPAQATASIVVSYYWHFVDIVWIALFATIYFIR; encoded by the coding sequence GTGACGAGCGCTGTGGGGTCCTCGGGTACTGCCATTACTTCTCGTGTGCATTCGCTGAACCGTCCGAACATGGTCAGCGTCGGCACCATCGTGTGGCTGTCCAGTGAATTGATGTTCTTTGCCGGTCTGTTCGCGATGTACTTCACCGCGCGGGCACAGTCCGGAGGCGCCTGGCCGCCGCCGCCAACCGAGTTGAACCTCGCACTGGCGGTCCCGGTGACGCTGGTGCTGATCGCGTCCTCGTTCACCTGCCAGATGGGCGTGTTCGCCGCCGAGCGCGGTGACGTGTTCGGGCTGCGCCGGTGGTACCTGCTGACCTTCCTCATGGGGCTGTTCTTCGTCTGCGGTCAGGCCTACGAGTACTCACACCTGGTCGCGCACGGCACCACCATTCCCTCGAGCGCCTACGGCACGGTGTTCTACCTGACCACCGGCTTCCACGGCCTGCACGTTATCGGCGGCTTGGTGGCCTTCGTCTTCCTGATGCTGCGCACCACCATGAGCAAGTTCACCCCGGCTCAGGCCACCGCATCGATTGTCGTGTCCTACTACTGGCACTTCGTCGACATCGTGTGGATCGCACTGTTCGCCACGATCTACTTCATCCGATGA
- the trpD gene encoding anthranilate phosphoribosyltransferase — protein sequence MVEPGSAAQPKAQIGQWRQVLGALTSGADLPPGEAAWAMEQIMAGSATSAQIAAFGVAMQMKGPTAAEVGALAEVMLAHGRKVPTDKIGTDTVDVVGTGGDGANTVNLSTMAAIVVAAAGVPVVKHGNRSAGSLSGGADTLEALGVRIDMGPDDVARSVAEVGIGFCFAPQFQPSYRNASVARREIGVPTVFNLLGPLTNPARPRAGLIGCAFGNLAEVMAGVFAARNSSVLVVHGDDGLDELTTTTTSTIWRVQAGTVDRLTFDPAAFGFPRAEVHELLGGDAQANAEEARSVLGGAKGAVRDAVVLNAAGALVAHAGLSSSAEWLPAWEDGLARAVEAIDSGAAERLLARWVRFGAQR from the coding sequence GTGGTCGAGCCAGGGAGTGCGGCGCAGCCGAAGGCGCAGATAGGGCAGTGGCGACAGGTACTGGGCGCACTGACGTCCGGTGCGGATCTGCCACCGGGCGAAGCAGCCTGGGCGATGGAGCAGATCATGGCCGGCAGCGCCACCTCCGCGCAGATCGCGGCGTTCGGGGTGGCAATGCAGATGAAGGGCCCGACCGCGGCCGAAGTCGGCGCGCTGGCCGAGGTCATGCTGGCGCACGGCCGCAAGGTGCCCACCGACAAGATCGGCACCGACACCGTCGACGTCGTCGGTACCGGCGGTGACGGCGCCAACACGGTGAACCTGTCCACGATGGCGGCGATCGTGGTGGCCGCCGCGGGGGTGCCGGTGGTCAAGCACGGCAATCGATCCGCGGGCTCGCTGTCGGGCGGCGCCGACACCCTGGAGGCGCTGGGGGTGCGCATCGACATGGGGCCCGACGACGTGGCCCGCAGTGTCGCCGAGGTCGGCATCGGTTTCTGCTTCGCTCCGCAGTTCCAGCCGTCATATCGCAACGCGTCGGTGGCTCGCCGCGAGATCGGTGTGCCGACGGTGTTCAACCTGCTGGGGCCGCTGACCAACCCGGCGCGCCCGCGGGCCGGGCTGATCGGGTGCGCCTTCGGCAATCTGGCCGAGGTGATGGCCGGGGTGTTCGCGGCGCGCAACTCCAGCGTGCTGGTGGTGCACGGCGATGACGGCCTCGACGAACTGACCACCACCACCACGAGCACGATCTGGCGGGTGCAGGCCGGCACCGTCGATCGGCTGACCTTCGACCCGGCCGCGTTCGGGTTTCCCCGCGCCGAGGTGCACGAACTGCTCGGCGGTGACGCGCAGGCCAACGCTGAGGAGGCGCGCTCGGTGCTCGGCGGAGCCAAAGGCGCGGTGCGCGACGCCGTGGTGCTCAACGCCGCCGGGGCACTGGTCGCCCATGCCGGGCTATCCAGCAGCGCTGAGTGGCTGCCGGCCTGGGAAGACGGGCTTGCGCGTGCCGTCGAGGCGATTGACAGCGGCGCGGCGGAACGGTTGCTCGCCCGTTGGGTCCGCTTCGGCGCCCAGCGCTGA
- the ripC gene encoding peptidoglycan hydrolase RipC: protein MELERVQGNLRALTRPILGAAAGLVAAVMVLSSVVAGNVHADPADDALAKLSELSRQAEQTTEAMHTAQLNLDEKLAAQQAAEAAHSADQAAVDEAAEKLTTYRSAVNRFAATTYMGGRVGGADAILTAESPQQLIDKLGVQRVVAGDMAVQLDRFRAASDQAAQAEEASAKSAEEARTAAEQAAAVRADLQARQSRLQLQISLVKSQYYALSPEQRTAMAQPGPVPEAAPAEPAPEGAPPAPGFQLPGFDAPSPLGAVPGGSGGGAAATAVQAALTQIGTPYVWGGAAPGGFDCSGLVMWAFNQAGINLPHSSQAQANGGQPVALSDLQPGDVLTFYSDASHSGIYVGDGMMVHSPTFGQPVRVVPMTSSGPIHNARRY, encoded by the coding sequence TTGGAGCTCGAACGTGTGCAGGGGAACCTGCGTGCTTTGACGCGCCCCATTCTCGGGGCCGCAGCCGGCCTGGTGGCCGCTGTCATGGTTCTGAGCAGCGTCGTCGCCGGGAATGTGCACGCCGATCCCGCCGACGACGCCCTGGCCAAGCTCAGCGAACTGTCCCGGCAGGCCGAGCAGACCACCGAGGCCATGCACACCGCGCAGCTCAATCTCGACGAGAAGCTCGCCGCGCAGCAGGCCGCAGAGGCCGCGCATTCCGCCGATCAGGCCGCCGTGGATGAGGCTGCCGAGAAGCTCACCACCTACCGGTCGGCCGTCAACCGCTTCGCCGCCACCACCTACATGGGTGGCCGGGTCGGCGGCGCGGACGCGATCTTGACCGCCGAGTCTCCGCAGCAACTCATCGACAAGCTCGGTGTGCAGCGGGTGGTGGCCGGCGACATGGCAGTGCAGTTGGACCGTTTCCGGGCCGCCAGCGATCAGGCCGCCCAGGCTGAGGAGGCCTCGGCCAAGTCGGCTGAGGAGGCGCGGACCGCCGCCGAGCAGGCCGCCGCCGTGCGGGCCGACTTGCAGGCGCGCCAGAGTCGGTTGCAGCTGCAGATCTCGTTGGTCAAGTCGCAGTACTACGCGCTCAGTCCCGAGCAGCGCACCGCGATGGCCCAGCCCGGACCGGTGCCCGAGGCCGCACCCGCGGAGCCGGCCCCCGAGGGTGCGCCGCCGGCGCCCGGATTCCAGTTGCCCGGCTTCGACGCGCCGTCTCCGCTGGGTGCGGTCCCCGGCGGGTCCGGCGGCGGAGCCGCCGCGACCGCCGTGCAGGCCGCGTTGACACAGATCGGCACGCCGTATGTCTGGGGTGGCGCCGCGCCGGGCGGCTTCGACTGCTCCGGGCTGGTGATGTGGGCGTTCAACCAGGCCGGGATCAACCTGCCGCATTCCAGCCAGGCGCAGGCCAACGGCGGGCAGCCGGTGGCGTTGTCAGATCTGCAGCCCGGTGACGTGCTGACCTTCTATTCGGACGCCTCGCACTCGGGTATCTACGTGGGCGACGGCATGATGGTTCACTCGCCCACCTTCGGTCAGCCGGTTCGGGTGGTGCCGATGACGTCGTCGGGCCCGATCCACAACGCCCGCCGTTACTGA
- a CDS encoding eCIS core domain-containing protein, with product MSLLLAVELVGAVALLIAAPGEPAAVPLIVGDGRTVVLDNQGGPAGAALLSRVAENIAEAVEAVEDFWGTDWSHRIPVTATGSDRQFAELAGNDSADVAQWADIAAVAVADRVDPERRTAQGQRIVFAPGAVAMSTPALRIVLTHELFHFAARIDTALDAPRWLIEGVADFVARPAWDRSGASPGPVTLPSDAELDAGGAGRAQAYERAWEFARYVADRFGAAKLRELYLSACGPGHVPFAVAVPLVLGVDLPELLAGWQRWRG from the coding sequence CTGTCGCTGCTGCTGGCCGTCGAGCTGGTCGGGGCGGTAGCGCTCCTGATCGCCGCGCCCGGCGAGCCGGCGGCGGTGCCGCTGATCGTGGGGGACGGCCGGACCGTCGTGCTGGACAATCAGGGCGGCCCGGCCGGCGCGGCGTTGCTGAGCCGGGTTGCCGAGAACATCGCGGAAGCGGTCGAGGCGGTCGAGGACTTCTGGGGCACCGACTGGTCCCATCGCATCCCGGTGACGGCCACCGGCTCGGATCGCCAGTTCGCCGAGCTGGCCGGCAACGACAGCGCCGATGTGGCGCAGTGGGCCGACATCGCCGCAGTCGCGGTCGCCGACCGGGTGGATCCGGAGCGCCGGACAGCACAGGGGCAGCGGATTGTCTTCGCGCCCGGTGCGGTCGCGATGAGCACCCCCGCGTTGCGAATCGTGTTGACCCATGAGCTGTTTCACTTCGCCGCGCGCATCGACACCGCGCTGGACGCGCCGCGCTGGCTCATCGAGGGTGTGGCGGACTTCGTCGCTCGGCCTGCCTGGGATCGATCCGGCGCTTCGCCGGGACCGGTGACGCTGCCCTCGGATGCCGAGCTGGATGCCGGCGGCGCGGGCCGTGCCCAGGCCTACGAGCGGGCGTGGGAGTTCGCGCGGTACGTCGCCGACCGCTTCGGGGCGGCAAAACTGCGCGAGCTCTACCTGTCCGCATGCGGGCCCGGGCATGTCCCATTCGCCGTAGCGGTGCCACTGGTGCTCGGGGTCGACCTGCCCGAATTGCTCGCCGGGTGGCAGCGGTGGCGCGGTTGA
- a CDS encoding glycosyltransferase family 4 protein, which translates to MSRVLLVTNDFPPRPGGIQCYLEELVRRIAAAGRHEITVYAPKWKGARAFDESAKAAGYQVVRHPGTLMLPGPAVDARMRRLVADSGAETVWFGAAAPLALLAQRARGAGAVRVLASTHGHEVGWSMLPGARSVLRRIGDTCDTVTFVSHYTRGRFASAFGPDAALEHLPPGVDTDRFRPDPAARAELRARHGLGERPTVVCVSRLVPRKGQDMLIRALPAIRQRVNGAALVIVGGGPYAERLHTLARECGVADAVTFTGGVPAAELPAYYLLGDVFAMPCRTRGAGLDVEGLGIVFLEASAAGVPVVAGDSGGAPETVVHNRTGLVVDGRAVDQIADAVAGLLADPARAAAMGAAGREWATGHWRWDSLAGRMAELLQA; encoded by the coding sequence GTGAGCCGGGTCCTGCTGGTAACCAACGATTTTCCGCCGCGTCCCGGCGGCATCCAGTGCTACCTGGAAGAACTGGTGCGCCGCATCGCCGCGGCGGGGCGTCACGAAATCACGGTGTATGCGCCCAAGTGGAAGGGCGCGCGGGCCTTCGATGAATCCGCGAAAGCCGCCGGCTATCAGGTGGTAAGGCATCCCGGCACGCTGATGTTGCCGGGCCCGGCGGTCGATGCACGGATGCGTCGGCTCGTCGCCGACTCGGGCGCCGAGACGGTGTGGTTCGGCGCGGCCGCCCCGCTGGCCCTGCTGGCGCAGCGGGCGCGCGGCGCCGGCGCCGTTCGGGTGCTGGCCAGCACGCACGGCCATGAGGTCGGCTGGTCGATGCTGCCGGGGGCCCGCTCGGTGCTGCGCCGGATCGGCGACACCTGCGACACCGTCACCTTCGTCAGCCACTACACCCGCGGCCGGTTCGCCTCGGCGTTCGGTCCCGACGCCGCACTGGAGCACCTGCCTCCCGGCGTGGACACCGACCGGTTCCGCCCCGACCCCGCGGCCCGCGCCGAACTGCGCGCCCGGCACGGGTTGGGTGAGCGTCCCACCGTGGTGTGCGTTTCGCGGCTCGTGCCCCGCAAGGGTCAGGACATGCTGATCCGGGCGCTTCCGGCCATACGGCAACGGGTGAACGGGGCCGCGCTGGTCATCGTCGGCGGGGGGCCGTACGCCGAGAGGCTGCACACGTTGGCCCGCGAGTGCGGGGTCGCCGACGCGGTGACGTTCACCGGCGGCGTACCGGCCGCCGAGCTACCGGCCTACTACCTGCTCGGGGACGTGTTCGCGATGCCCTGCCGCACCCGCGGCGCCGGACTGGACGTCGAAGGGCTGGGCATCGTGTTCCTGGAGGCCTCGGCCGCCGGGGTGCCGGTGGTCGCCGGCGACTCCGGCGGTGCCCCCGAGACCGTGGTGCACAACCGAACCGGCCTGGTGGTCGACGGCCGGGCGGTGGACCAGATCGCCGACGCGGTCGCCGGCCTGCTCGCCGACCCCGCCCGTGCCGCGGCGATGGGTGCCGCCGGGCGGGAATGGGCCACCGGCCATTGGCGCTGGGACTCGCTGGCCGGGCGCATGGCCGAGCTGTTGCAGGCCTGA
- a CDS encoding AMP-dependent synthetase/ligase, which produces MREFSVPASFTVEEHDNVAAVVFEHERNSPDFVIYQRLVDGAWTDVTCAEAAAQIRSAALGLIGQGVAPGDRVVIFSATRYEWALLDYAILSIGAVTVPIYETSSAEQVRWVMQDSSAVLAFAETDEHAQIINELAADLPALRRVHTIDGSGPAALDELAEAGAGQDPAQLTARLDALRATDPATLIYTSGTTGRPKGCELTHSNLIHEVRGTQAALPTLLTAGQRLLVFLPLAHVLARALSIAGFANKVTVGFTSDIKNLVPMFGVFKPTVVVSVPRVFEKVYNTAAQNAANDGKGRIFEIAAQTAVDWSESLDRGGPGLLLRAKHALFDKLVYHKLRAALGGNCRASVSGGAPLGERLGHFYRGVGLSIYEGYGLTETTAAITVNPVGGMKVGTVGKLVPGNSMRVAEDGELLVRGGVVFNGYWRNEAATADAFVDGWFRTGDLAAIDADGYLKITGRKKEIIVTAGGKNVAPAVLEDQLRSHPLISQAMVVGDAKPFIGALITIDPEAFDGWKQRNGKSSTDTPGDLATDPDLLAEVDGAVKQANLSVSHAESIRKFQILPVDFTEATGELTPTMKVKRNIVAEKFAEAIEAIYVKG; this is translated from the coding sequence ATGCGTGAGTTCAGTGTTCCCGCGTCGTTCACCGTCGAGGAGCACGACAACGTCGCCGCGGTCGTTTTCGAGCACGAGCGCAACAGTCCCGATTTCGTGATCTACCAGCGGTTGGTCGACGGGGCCTGGACCGATGTCACGTGCGCAGAAGCCGCCGCGCAGATCCGGTCGGCCGCATTGGGACTGATCGGTCAGGGCGTGGCCCCCGGCGACCGGGTGGTCATCTTCTCGGCAACCCGTTACGAGTGGGCCCTGCTCGACTACGCGATCCTGTCCATCGGCGCGGTCACCGTGCCGATCTACGAAACCTCCTCGGCCGAGCAGGTCCGCTGGGTGATGCAGGACTCCAGCGCGGTACTGGCCTTCGCCGAGACCGACGAGCACGCCCAGATCATCAACGAACTCGCCGCCGACCTGCCCGCACTGCGGCGGGTGCACACCATCGACGGTTCCGGCCCGGCCGCGCTCGACGAGCTTGCCGAAGCCGGTGCCGGTCAGGACCCGGCGCAGCTCACCGCACGCCTTGACGCGCTGCGGGCCACCGACCCGGCGACGCTGATCTACACCTCGGGCACCACGGGGCGCCCCAAGGGCTGCGAGCTCACCCACTCCAACCTCATCCACGAGGTGCGCGGCACCCAGGCTGCGCTGCCGACCCTGCTGACTGCCGGACAGCGCCTGCTGGTCTTTCTGCCGCTGGCCCACGTGCTGGCCCGCGCGCTGAGCATCGCCGGCTTCGCCAACAAGGTCACCGTCGGCTTCACCAGCGACATCAAGAACCTGGTACCGATGTTCGGGGTGTTCAAGCCGACCGTGGTGGTTTCGGTGCCGCGGGTCTTCGAGAAGGTGTACAACACCGCCGCGCAGAACGCCGCCAACGACGGCAAGGGCCGCATCTTCGAGATCGCCGCCCAGACCGCGGTGGACTGGAGCGAGTCTCTCGACCGCGGCGGTCCGGGCCTGTTGCTGCGTGCCAAGCACGCCCTGTTCGACAAGCTGGTCTATCACAAGCTGCGCGCGGCGCTGGGCGGCAACTGCCGCGCCTCCGTCTCCGGCGGGGCCCCGCTGGGCGAACGGCTGGGCCACTTCTACCGTGGCGTCGGCCTGTCCATCTACGAGGGCTACGGCCTGACCGAGACCACGGCTGCCATCACCGTCAACCCGGTCGGAGGAATGAAGGTGGGGACCGTCGGAAAGCTGGTGCCCGGCAACAGCATGCGGGTCGCCGAGGACGGCGAGCTGCTGGTGCGCGGCGGGGTGGTGTTCAACGGCTACTGGCGCAATGAGGCGGCCACCGCCGACGCGTTCGTCGACGGCTGGTTCCGCACCGGGGATCTGGCCGCCATCGACGCCGACGGCTACCTGAAGATCACCGGCCGCAAGAAGGAGATCATCGTCACCGCCGGCGGCAAGAATGTCGCCCCGGCGGTCCTGGAAGACCAGCTTCGCTCGCACCCGCTGATCAGTCAGGCGATGGTCGTCGGAGACGCCAAGCCGTTCATCGGCGCGCTGATCACCATCGACCCGGAAGCCTTCGACGGCTGGAAGCAACGCAACGGCAAGTCCAGCACCGACACGCCCGGCGACCTCGCGACCGACCCGGATCTGCTCGCCGAGGTCGACGGGGCGGTCAAACAGGCCAATCTGTCGGTCTCCCACGCCGAGTCGATCCGCAAGTTCCAGATCCTGCCGGTCGACTTCACCGAGGCCACCGGCGAGCTGACCCCGACCATGAAGGTCAAGCGCAACATCGTCGCGGAGAAGTTCGCCGAAGCGATCGAGGCGATCTACGTCAAGGGCTGA
- a CDS encoding polyketide cyclase / dehydrase and lipid transport, with product MNSIQVADETFVAASGEQVGAAVADRLSWQRWWPDLQLQVVEDRADKGIRWTVSGPLTGTMEIWLEPMLDGVLLHYFLHAEPTGVTGRQLAKLNLAKLNHRRRVAGKRMAFEIKDRLESSRPVGVSPNAVR from the coding sequence ATGAACAGTATCCAGGTTGCCGACGAGACTTTCGTCGCCGCATCCGGCGAGCAGGTCGGCGCGGCGGTCGCCGATCGCTTGAGTTGGCAGCGGTGGTGGCCCGACCTGCAACTCCAGGTGGTTGAGGACCGGGCCGACAAGGGCATCCGGTGGACGGTGAGCGGGCCGCTGACCGGCACCATGGAGATCTGGCTGGAGCCGATGCTCGACGGTGTGCTGCTGCACTACTTCCTGCATGCCGAGCCGACCGGGGTGACCGGCCGGCAGCTGGCCAAGCTGAACCTGGCGAAGCTGAACCACCGCCGCCGGGTGGCCGGCAAGCGGATGGCTTTCGAGATCAAGGACCGCCTGGAGAGTTCCCGGCCGGTGGGGGTCTCTCCGAACGCCGTACGTTGA
- a CDS encoding SRPBCC family protein, which yields MADKTAQTIYIAADPDTVMKVIADIGAYPDWVSEYTEAEVLETDADGYPKVARLVLDAAVLKDTMVLDYDWSPDHRSVRWSLASSSLLKALNGEYRLTPKRSGTEVVYELSVDLMIPMIGLLKRKAERRLTDTALKDLKKRAEAE from the coding sequence GTGGCCGATAAGACAGCTCAGACGATCTACATCGCGGCGGATCCGGACACGGTGATGAAGGTGATCGCCGACATTGGCGCCTATCCCGACTGGGTCTCGGAGTACACCGAGGCCGAGGTGCTCGAAACCGACGCCGACGGGTACCCGAAGGTGGCCCGGCTGGTGCTCGACGCGGCCGTGCTCAAAGACACCATGGTGCTGGACTACGACTGGTCGCCCGATCACCGCTCGGTGCGCTGGTCGCTGGCGTCGAGTTCGCTGCTGAAAGCCCTCAACGGCGAATATCGCTTGACGCCCAAGAGATCTGGCACCGAGGTCGTCTACGAGTTGTCGGTGGATCTGATGATTCCGATGATCGGCCTGCTCAAGCGCAAGGCGGAACGGCGACTGACCGACACCGCTCTGAAGGACCTGAAGAAGCGAGCCGAGGCTGAGTGA
- a CDS encoding ArsA family ATPase, which yields MRPPQAATPAAAQLSLFVGKGGVGKSTCAAATAVTQACAGDRVLLVSTDQAHSVGDVLGVQLAPSGARDPSPVALDGAGPGRLDVLALDTLSVLERHWAGVVGVLAARFPESDLGSLAPEELSAFPGVQEVLGLHEVGELADSGQWDRVIVDCASTADAMRMLTLPATVALYAERSWPRHRRLSGTEEPRSTALVEAIERISRAAERLAERLADETTVAAHLVLTAERVVAAEAVRTLGVLSLTGVRVAELIVNQILVQDDSYVYTDLPVHPAFDWYAERISEQRTVLAEIDHAIGDVAMVLVPHLAGEPIGPKALGDLLAGSRRRDGSAPPGPVRPVVDRESGSGLGAVYRLRLELPQVDSGALSLGRSGDDLIIGAGATRRRVRLASVLRRCTVVDATLRGTELTVRFRPDPDVWPTTGDEEGRR from the coding sequence GTGAGGCCGCCGCAGGCAGCGACGCCGGCTGCAGCCCAGCTGAGTCTGTTCGTCGGTAAGGGCGGCGTAGGCAAGTCCACGTGTGCGGCGGCGACCGCTGTCACGCAGGCATGCGCCGGCGACCGGGTGCTGCTGGTCTCCACCGATCAGGCCCATTCGGTGGGCGATGTGCTCGGCGTGCAGCTGGCTCCCAGCGGTGCCCGGGATCCCAGCCCGGTGGCCCTCGACGGCGCCGGCCCGGGCCGGCTGGACGTGCTCGCGCTGGACACCCTGTCCGTACTTGAGCGGCACTGGGCCGGCGTGGTCGGGGTGCTCGCTGCGCGGTTCCCCGAATCGGATCTGGGTAGCCTTGCCCCCGAAGAACTTTCGGCTTTTCCGGGGGTTCAGGAGGTGTTGGGCCTGCACGAGGTCGGCGAGCTCGCGGACAGCGGGCAGTGGGACCGCGTCATCGTCGACTGCGCATCGACTGCCGATGCGATGCGGATGCTGACCCTGCCGGCGACCGTGGCGCTGTATGCCGAACGGTCCTGGCCGCGGCACCGCCGGCTCAGCGGGACCGAGGAGCCCCGTTCGACCGCCCTGGTGGAGGCGATCGAGCGGATCAGCCGCGCCGCCGAGCGGCTTGCCGAGCGCCTCGCAGATGAGACGACGGTGGCAGCGCATCTGGTGCTGACCGCCGAGCGCGTGGTGGCCGCCGAAGCCGTCCGGACCCTGGGAGTGCTGTCGCTGACCGGGGTGCGGGTGGCGGAACTGATCGTCAATCAGATTTTGGTGCAGGACGATTCATACGTCTACACCGACCTGCCGGTCCATCCCGCGTTCGACTGGTACGCCGAGCGGATCAGCGAACAGCGCACCGTCCTGGCCGAGATCGACCACGCGATAGGCGACGTGGCGATGGTGCTGGTCCCGCATCTGGCGGGTGAGCCGATCGGCCCCAAAGCCCTGGGCGACCTGCTCGCCGGCAGCCGCCGCCGGGACGGATCGGCACCGCCCGGTCCGGTGCGGCCCGTGGTCGACCGGGAGTCCGGTTCCGGGCTGGGGGCGGTGTATCGCCTGCGGCTAGAGTTACCCCAGGTCGATTCCGGTGCGCTGAGCCTGGGGCGGTCCGGAGACGATCTGATCATCGGGGCAGGCGCCACCAGACGCCGCGTGCGGCTGGCGTCGGTGCTGCGACGGTGCACGGTTGTCGACGCGACGCTGCGTGGCACTGAACTGACGGTGCGCTTCCGGCCGGACCCGGACGTGTGGCCGACGACTGGCGATGAGGAGGGGCGACGTTGA
- a CDS encoding lysophospholipid acyltransferase family protein yields MWYWLVKYVFFGPLLAVIGRPKVEGLEHIPADGAAILASNHLAVMDSFFLPLVVRRRITFLAKAEYFTGTGVKGWLTRSFYTAVGQVPIDRNDADAARAALNTARRILDQGKLLGIYPEGTRSPDGRLYKGKTGLARLALHTGVPVIPVAMVGTDVVNPPGTSMLRFGRVTVRFGKPMDFSRFDGMADNRFIERGVTDEVMYELMRLSGQEYVDVYAANLKNGAAQAEGETTQPVARFPETAAG; encoded by the coding sequence ATGTGGTATTGGCTGGTCAAGTACGTGTTCTTCGGTCCGCTGCTGGCCGTGATCGGCCGGCCGAAAGTCGAGGGCCTGGAGCACATCCCCGCTGACGGGGCGGCGATTCTGGCCAGCAATCATTTGGCCGTCATGGACAGTTTTTTCCTGCCCCTGGTGGTGCGCCGTCGGATCACTTTCCTGGCCAAGGCGGAATACTTCACCGGAACCGGGGTCAAAGGCTGGTTGACCCGTTCTTTCTACACCGCCGTCGGGCAGGTTCCCATCGACCGTAACGACGCGGACGCCGCGCGGGCCGCGCTCAACACCGCCCGGCGGATCCTGGATCAGGGCAAGCTGCTCGGGATCTACCCCGAGGGCACCCGCTCACCGGACGGCCGGCTCTACAAGGGCAAGACCGGGCTGGCCCGGCTGGCGCTGCACACCGGTGTCCCGGTGATCCCCGTCGCGATGGTCGGCACCGACGTCGTCAACCCGCCGGGCACCTCGATGCTGCGGTTCGGCCGCGTCACCGTCCGCTTCGGCAAGCCGATGGACTTCTCGCGTTTCGACGGGATGGCCGACAACCGCTTCATCGAGCGCGGCGTCACCGACGAGGTGATGTATGAGTTGATGCGGCTGTCCGGGCAGGAGTACGTCGACGTCTACGCGGCAAATCTCAAAAACGGTGCGGCGCAGGCGGAAGGGGAAACGACTCAGCCGGTCGCCCGGTTTCCGGAGACCGCGGCGGGCTGA